The following coding sequences are from one Triticum dicoccoides isolate Atlit2015 ecotype Zavitan chromosome 4A, WEW_v2.0, whole genome shotgun sequence window:
- the LOC119289220 gene encoding uncharacterized protein LOC119289220: protein MGGIAAGRCRISGLALLVCAVLLSATMANGIRTGAVGGTGAPGPAAAAAQAATLAAAPPIAAAATTPPSEGAALEDPYKNSKRKVPNGPDPIHNRRARWGDAPARRV from the exons ATGGGCGGCATTGCTGCTGGTCGATGCCGGATCAGTGGCCTGGCCTTGCTCGTCTGCGCCGTGCTCTTGTCGGCGACGATGGCGAACGGCATCAGGACTGGGGCAGTTGGTGGCACGGGTGCTCCTGGTCCGGCTGCTGCCGCGGCACAGGCTGCCACCCTAGCTGCGGCTCCTCCCATCGCTGCCGCTGCAACGACGCCACCTTCGGAGGGAGCTGCATTGGAGGATCCATACAAGAACAGCAAGAGGAAGGTGCCGAACGGGCCCGATCCGATTCACAATAG GAGAGCCAGATGGGGAGACGCACCGGCAAGGAGAGTGTAA